The DNA region TTGCCTGTTTGACCCCACGATCGCCTCCCTTGGTGCCGGCGACCATGTTTTGCTGCACCTGGATGGCAAGGTTGTTGCTGTTTTCCAGGTGTTCGGTCTGGCTCAGGTCACTGAGAATGAAGGCGAGGTCGTCGTATTTCTGGCTTGCTCCCCTGCCTTCGTATTCTTCCACGACTGCGTTTTCAAGGGCTTCCACCGCTCGGGCGTCCGAGGTCAGCGCAGTGGAGAGGTAAAAGGTTTCCAAGCCTCTGGCAGCGCGGTTGTTAGAGGCGTTGGAATGCACCGAGACGAAAAGATCGGCTCGGTTGTCATTGGCAAATTTGGTTCTTCCGGCAAGTGTGATAAAACGGTCATCGTCGCGGGTCATCAGCACTTTCAAACCCAGTTCTTTTTCCAGCAGTTGTTTGAGCTTGAGAGAGACGGCGAGGTTGATGTCCTTTTCACGGGTTTTGCCTTTTCCGACGGCACCGGGATCCTTGCCTCCGTGCCCCGGATCAAGTACGATCACTTTCACACAATGATCCTTCGGAGGTTTGACGTGGAGCAGATTGGCTTTATACTCCACGTCTTTACTAAAATGGCGCGGGAGATGTTCGGTGAGAAATACTGCCGGGAGATGGAATCTGGATTCGCGGCGCACCAAGGGAAAGTGCATGTTGTAGCTGTCGTTTTGGAAACGGTAGTAGGAGGAGCCGGTGAGGAAGATAAATTGCTCTCCGTAGATGTGTAGATGGACGCGGTGGTCGCTGCGTTCCTCACGGGTGATCGAATGAAAAATAGCGCTCAGATCCTGCAGGCAAACATAGTCCCTGCCGTCAATGACGGTAGTGGGAAGGCTCTGAGTCTTCTTCACATCTCTGAGGTAGATCCTGATATCAGCATGCAGGCTCCAAGCGCTCGCGAGCAATAGTATCAGGATGATCAGGTTGCATCTTTTCAATATATCATACCTTTTGTTCATAATCTTCAAAAACGGGTGTCCACCCAGCATCACAGGATATTTCCTGCACAAAAACCCGGT from Candidatus Cloacimonadaceae bacterium includes:
- a CDS encoding N-acetylmuramoyl-L-alanine amidase codes for the protein MKRCNLIILILLLASAWSLHADIRIYLRDVKKTQSLPTTVIDGRDYVCLQDLSAIFHSITREERSDHRVHLHIYGEQFIFLTGSSYYRFQNDSYNMHFPLVRRESRFHLPAVFLTEHLPRHFSKDVEYKANLLHVKPPKDHCVKVIVLDPGHGGKDPGAVGKGKTREKDINLAVSLKLKQLLEKELGLKVLMTRDDDRFITLAGRTKFANDNRADLFVSVHSNASNNRAARGLETFYLSTALTSDARAVEALENAVVEEYEGRGASQKYDDLAFILSDLSQTEHLENSNNLAIQVQQNMVAGTKGGDRGVKQANFYVLKGAFMPAVLIELGFISNPDEEKLLANDQYQERLARTIFEGIKRFKYRFDRIRNA